From the Thermosynechococcus sp. genome, the window GCCTCAAAGATCACTACAACAAAACCGTTGTGCCGCAGCTGATGCAGCAATTCCAGTACAAAAATATTCACCAAGTGCCCAAGATTGTCAAAGTGACCGTCAACCGGGGTCTCGGTGAAGCGGCGCAAAATGCCAAAGCCCTTGAAGCCACCCTGGCAGAAATTGCTACAATTACAGGCCAAAAGCCTGTGGTGACCCGTGCCAAGAAGGCGATCGCTGGCTTCAAAATTCGCAAAGGCATGCCGGTGGGGGTTGCTGTGACGTTGCGTTCCGATCGCATGTATGCCTTCTTGGATCGCTTGATTAACTTGGCACTGCCACGTATTCGTGACTTTCGTGGTGTCAACCCCAAAAGCTTTGATGGCCGGGGCAACTACACCCTAGGTTTGCGTGAGCAACTGATTTTCCCCGAGGTCAACTACGACGACATTGATCAAATTCGCGGCATGGATGTCTCAATCATCACCACTGCCAATACTGATGAAGAAGGACGTGCCCTGCTTAAAGCAATGGGCATGCCGTTCCGTGAGAACTAACGCCGGAGGCAGATTTTTAAGGAGCAACTATGGCAGTAAATGACACGATTGGCGATATGCTAACTCGCATCCGCAACGCAAACCTTGCGCGTCATCAAACCACCACAATTCCGGCCACGCGCATGACCCGCAGTATTGCGCAGGTCCTGAAAGCGGAAGGGTTTATTCGCGATTTTGAAGAGCAAGGGGAGGGCGTCAAACGGCATCT encodes:
- the rplE gene encoding 50S ribosomal protein L5 — encoded protein: MSQRLKDHYNKTVVPQLMQQFQYKNIHQVPKIVKVTVNRGLGEAAQNAKALEATLAEIATITGQKPVVTRAKKAIAGFKIRKGMPVGVAVTLRSDRMYAFLDRLINLALPRIRDFRGVNPKSFDGRGNYTLGLREQLIFPEVNYDDIDQIRGMDVSIITTANTDEEGRALLKAMGMPFREN